A region of Myxococcus stipitatus DSM 14675 DNA encodes the following proteins:
- a CDS encoding Glu/Leu/Phe/Val family dehydrogenase, whose translation MSAVEGTNYYFRKAARIMDVGTPIETLLATPLREVKVQVSIEMDSGEIRTFLGYRIQHDNSRGPMKGGLRYHPKLDQDESASLASLMTWKTAVVNLPYGGAKGGIACDPSQLSLKELERLTRKFVDQIQDVIGPTRDIPAPDVNTNPQVMAWIMDQYSRYHGHSPAVVTGKPLELYGSKGREAATGRGLQYVCREILRDLGLPVKGTRFAIQGFGNVGSHTAQLLWEDGGVVVAVADVLGGVRNPQGLDIPSLFEHVKRTGTVTGFGGGTACTNEEVLAADCEVLIPAALGHALTRDNANTVRARLIIEGANGATQPEADEIFEKRGIFVVPDVLASAGGVTVSYFEWVQNLQHLSWEEDRVNAELEKTMKEAYERVAQIARSRKVSMRTAAYILAIGRVGKATVLRGI comes from the coding sequence ATGAGCGCCGTCGAGGGTACCAACTACTACTTCCGCAAGGCCGCGCGGATCATGGACGTGGGCACCCCCATCGAGACGCTGCTCGCCACGCCCCTGCGCGAGGTGAAGGTCCAGGTCTCCATCGAGATGGACTCGGGCGAGATTCGCACGTTCCTCGGCTACCGCATCCAGCACGACAACAGCCGCGGCCCGATGAAGGGCGGCCTGCGCTACCACCCGAAGCTGGACCAGGACGAGTCCGCGTCGCTCGCGTCGCTGATGACGTGGAAGACCGCCGTCGTGAACCTGCCCTACGGCGGCGCCAAGGGCGGCATCGCGTGCGACCCGTCCCAGCTCAGCCTCAAGGAGCTGGAGCGGCTGACGCGCAAGTTCGTCGACCAGATTCAGGACGTCATCGGCCCCACGCGCGACATCCCCGCCCCCGACGTCAACACCAACCCCCAGGTGATGGCGTGGATCATGGACCAGTACTCGCGCTACCACGGCCACTCGCCGGCGGTGGTGACGGGCAAGCCGCTGGAGCTCTACGGCTCCAAGGGCCGTGAGGCCGCCACCGGGCGCGGCCTCCAGTACGTGTGCCGCGAAATCCTCCGCGACCTGGGCCTGCCGGTGAAGGGCACGCGCTTCGCCATCCAGGGCTTCGGCAACGTGGGCAGCCACACCGCGCAGCTCCTGTGGGAGGACGGCGGCGTCGTCGTGGCCGTGGCGGACGTGCTGGGCGGCGTGCGCAATCCGCAGGGCCTGGACATCCCGTCCCTCTTCGAGCACGTGAAGCGCACCGGCACCGTGACGGGCTTCGGGGGCGGCACCGCCTGCACCAACGAGGAGGTGCTCGCGGCCGACTGCGAGGTGCTCATCCCCGCGGCGCTCGGCCACGCGCTCACCCGCGACAATGCGAACACGGTGCGCGCGCGCCTCATCATCGAAGGCGCCAACGGAGCCACGCAGCCGGAGGCGGACGAAATCTTCGAGAAGCGCGGCATCTTCGTGGTGCCGGACGTGCTCGCCAGCGCCGGCGGCGTCACGGTCAGCTACTTCGAATGGGTGCAGAACCTCCAGCACCTGTCGTGGGAAGAGGACCGCGTCAACGCGGAGCTGGAGAAGACGATGAAGGAGGCCTACGAGCGCGTGGCGCAGATTGCCCGCTCGCGGAAGGTCTCCATGCGGACGGCGGCCTACATCCTGGCCATCGGCCGGGTGGGCAAGGCCACCGTGCTGCGCGGCATCTGA
- a CDS encoding helix-turn-helix domain-containing protein — MSPGPPDASTVNGHLLGLARRIRTLRERRGLTQEDFASRCGISVSFASLLERGERSPSYETLLQVAGALELPLWELLRVDDVDDSEPHRLEGFARAKKLSRPDVDRLLKVAEMMFASGSTPAPPARPEPARCVEPECQRAVLARGLCTAHYHQARRRKVAAPREG, encoded by the coding sequence ATGTCTCCTGGCCCTCCGGATGCTTCGACGGTGAACGGACACCTGCTGGGCCTGGCCCGCAGGATTCGGACCCTGAGGGAGCGCCGAGGTCTCACCCAGGAGGACTTCGCCTCGCGGTGTGGCATCTCGGTCTCCTTCGCGTCCCTCCTGGAGCGTGGTGAGCGCAGCCCCAGCTACGAGACGCTCCTCCAGGTGGCCGGCGCGCTGGAGCTGCCCCTCTGGGAGCTGCTCCGGGTGGACGACGTGGACGATTCGGAGCCCCACCGCCTGGAGGGCTTCGCGCGAGCGAAGAAGCTGTCCCGTCCGGACGTGGACCGGCTGCTGAAGGTGGCGGAGATGATGTTCGCTTCAGGTTCCACGCCCGCGCCGCCCGCAAGGCCCGAGCCCGCCCGGTGTGTCGAGCCCGAATGCCAGCGCGCCGTCCTGGCCCGGGGCCTCTGCACCGCGCACTACCACCAGGCCCGACGCAGGAAGGTCGCGGCGCCGCGAGAGGGCTGA